Below is a window of Humulus lupulus chromosome 2, drHumLupu1.1, whole genome shotgun sequence DNA.
acgtgtccatataaagaacatgttgtacgagtacGGTGAAAATGAATCACTACCCtacaatctcccaaaaaatatttaaaaatatatattttttaataattacaaaagattgtGCGGAACGTGATTATGTTTTTTAGTTCTAATTAATAGCAGCCATTTTCATACTCTATCATTATCTTATAGTAATCATGGATGTTagatttttttcatatattagTTCAATATAATTTCTTGCACATTATGATGAATTTATATACAAATTTaggaattaaaaattaatattagattttatttttactatgactttggttttttttttttaattttttcacttTGACTTAATGTGGTGAATCGTATAATAGAGCTTATCATGCATGAATAATTTCCCTCATTATATAAATAACTCAATAGACACATATTTCCACATGAGAAAATTGATGGAAGTAAATTAGAAACTGATTTGCTGAGAGTATTGTAGTGATCAAAGTTTAATTTATGTATATTGTTTGCTTTTTGCAAATGACCAACTCAATTAATAGCTGGTGTCAATTCTCATTTATATACAAAAGAATACAAAGGGTCAACTGCTAGAATAGTGACACATATACAGTTTGTTATACAAAAGGAATGTTCTAGTACAGTGACTAACGGAACCACTGAAAAACAATGACCAGAATACAATTGATACAATTCCTAATCATTCTCTGCTGTGTCTCTGTTATCCTCTATTTCTTTAACACCACCCCTCAAGCGAGAGGGTGAACAACGAATCCCGAGCTTGTCAATGAGGAACCTGAATCGTGTATGAGATAGACCCTTTCTTAAACAATCTGCCAGCTGATCGTGGGATGGAACATGCCTGATTTCAAGCTTTCCTTGAATAACCTTGTCTCTTACAAAGTGAATATCAAGCTCAATGTGCTTTGTTCGAGCATGATACACTGGATTTGAAGCCAGTGCACTAGCACTCATATTGTCACACCAAATGACTGGTGTTGAACTTATCTTCAATCTCATTTCCTTTAGTAAGCCTTGAATCCAAGACAACTCTGCTGTCAAGTGAGCTAAGGATCTGTACTCTGATTCTGTACTGGACCTAGCAACAACAGTTTGCTTTTTAGAAGACCAAGAGATTAATGTGTCTCCCATAAACACGCAGTACCCTCCTACGGACCTTCTATCATCTGGGTAGcatgcccaatctgcatcagaaAATCCAATTAAGTTTAGATTGT
It encodes the following:
- the LOC133814590 gene encoding uncharacterized mitochondrial protein AtMg00810-like, which produces MLKTPKFVVIVLIYVDDIIVTGNNREEIHKFICMLNKEFTLKDLGSLHYFLGIKVFTHSTGMYLTQGKYIEELLQRVHMPNLKPSPTPMTAGKSLSINDWKPLNNLAAYRSVIGALQYLSHTRPDIAFSVNKLSQFLKSPIDTHWSAAKRILRYLKGTQHHGLHIIPSNNLNLIGFSDADWACYPDDRRSVGGYCVFMGDTLISWSSKKQTVVARSSTESEYRSLAHLTAELSWIQGLLKEMRLKISSTPVIWCDNMSASALASNPVYHARTKHIELDIHFVRDKVIQGKLEIRHVPSHDQLADCLRKGLSHTRFRFLIDKLGIRCSPSRLRGGVKEIEDNRDTAEND